A genomic window from Salvia miltiorrhiza cultivar Shanhuang (shh) chromosome 5, IMPLAD_Smil_shh, whole genome shotgun sequence includes:
- the LOC130985063 gene encoding putative late blight resistance protein homolog R1B-16, giving the protein MAAAYAALVSAMNIINNLHHHPTPPISLHTKQVESLTQKINFLLKFLEGYNPHRGYSKEADPLESRIADAAYEAEHAIESHILDQLANNGENMSYDGLYEALKKVIEDMASIEEEAKQIQGRLGLQHQLHTNSTPSDSSRSSSIPQQSIMVGADDVKLQMMDKLTSHFRDLQITSIVGMGGSGKTTLARNIYEERLIKKHFHICAWVTISQEYSIREIFAAVLHQLNIGVDDNLREHELGEKLYQHLYHRRYLIIMDDMWSIDAWDRVRNYFPNNKNGSRIVVTTRLSDLASTLPKSNSLAMELLDEAHSWELLSKTVFRKEDWPLELEEIGKKIVKSCKGLPLSIVVVGGLLAKSKHERECWEDIWENLNANVNLEDDERCLKILYMSYKQLPIHLKPCFLYMGVFREDEEISMSKLIRYWIAEGFLKPISGKSLEEIAKEYLKDLIGRNLILCHRLDSIGNIKKCKIHDLLRDLCLREAVKERFYNTTSDNVAISALPPMSQARSSTWNVGQKPLNMSLLRIVNKTTFFQIFFQNDLFGHMDQLVNSRFLQIASYAIREGKFPCSIWRFWNLETLIVRHNSEVITAPTDFWYMTRIRHVEFYELRLPDPPEDQDGIVLGNLQRLGTVLDFKCSEQVVKKIPNIKELVFPNRLVTLNLSNLDYLTKLESLKCTFFGKCVINFPHSIKRLNLSGISQYWEDTLDKVCVLPHLQKLTLGWGRFNEGKWETTEGQFRSLKFLALKYCNYLEIWKIESSHFPCLERLHLIEVGKLGEIPLDFAEIPTLIEIVVEGCSDSAVVSAKRISEEHEDYYGEGALQVRVHLYDDNKAGLESLDSPNFCVKQAYY; this is encoded by the coding sequence ATGGCAGCAGCTTATGCAGCTCTAGTTTCTGCTATGAATATCATAAACAACCTTCACCATCATCCTACCCCTCCTATTTCTCTCCACACTAAACAAGTTGAGTCTCTCACTCAAAAGATCAATTTCCTGCTCAAATTTCTCGAGGGGTATAACCCCCATCGTGGCTACTCCAAAGAAGCGGATCCATTGGAGTCTCGCATTGCAGATGCAGCTTATGAGGCAGAACACGCCATTGAATCTCATATTCTCGATCAGTTAGCAAATAATGGAGAAAATATGAGTTATGATGGCTTGTATGAAGCTCTCAAGAAGGTGATAGAAGACATGGCTTCTATCGAAGAGGAGGCCAAGCAAATTCAAGGGAGACTTGGACTCCAACATCAGCTGCACACAAACTCAACGCCTTCGGATTCGTCGAGATCTTCTTCGATCCCGCAGCAGAGTATCATGGTGGGTGCTGATGATGTCAAGCTTCAAATGATGGATAAGCTCACTTCTCATTTCCGTGATCTACAAATCACTTCCATTGTAGGGATGGGCGGCTCgggtaagaccactcttgctcGAAATATTTATGAGGAACGTCTTATTAAGAAGCATTTTCATATTTGTGCATGGGTTACCATCTCTCAAGAATATAGCATTAGAGAAATTTTTGCAGCTGTTCTTCATCAGTTAAATATAGGAGTTGATGACAATTTGAGGGAGCATGAATTAGGAGAAAAATTGTATCAACACCTTTATCATAGAAGATACCTAATTAtaatggatgatatgtggagcaTTGATGCATGGGATAGAGTTAGAAATTATTTCCCAAATAACAAAAATGGTAGCAGAATAGTGGTAACAACAAGGCTATCGGATTTGGCTTCTACATTACCCAAGTCTAATAGCCTTGCGATGGAACTTTTGGATGAGGCTCACAGTTGGGAGCTTCTCTCCAAAACTGTGTTTAGGAAAGAAGATTGGCCTCTTGAATTGGAGGAAATTGGAAAAAAGATTGTAAAAAGCTGCAAAGGACTTCCATTGTCAATTGTTGTGGTGGGAGGCCTTTTGGCCAAGTCCAAACATGAAAGAGAGTGTTGGGAAGACATTTGGGAAAACTTGAATGCAAATGTTAATTTAGAGGATGATGAACGTTGCTTGAAAATACTGTACATGAGTTACAAGCAATTGCCAATACATTTGAAACCTTGTTTTCTCTATATGGGAGTTTTTCGTGAAGACGAGGAGATTAGTATGTCAAAGCTCATTAGATATTGGATTGCTGAAGGGTTTCTAAAACCAATAAGTGGGAAAAGCTTGGAAGAGATAGCAAAAGAATATTTAAAAGACCTTATTGGTAGAAATCTCATTTTATGCCATAGGTTGGATAGTATTGGAAACATAAAAAAGTGCAAAATTCATGACTTGTTGAGAGATTTGTGCTTAAGAGAAGCTGTAAAAGAAAGGTTTTATAATACAACATCAGATAATGTAGCCATAAGCGCCTTGCCGCCTATGTCACAAGCTCGTTCTTCGACGTGGAATGTTGGACAAAAACCTCTCAATATGAGCCTGTTGAGGATAGTGAACAAAACTACAttctttcaaatattttttcaaaatgatttaTTTGGACACATGGATCAATTAGTTAACTCACGGTTCCTTCAAATAGCTTCTTACGCAATAAGAGAGGGTAAATTTCCCTGTTCAATTTGGCGATTTTGGAATCTAGAAACACTAATTGTTCGCCACAACAGCGAGGTTATTACTGCGCCAACTGATTTTTGGTACATGACTCGCATCAGGCATGTTGAGTTCTACGAGCTTCGTCTCCCAGATCCTCCTGAGGACCAAGATGGCATTGTTTTAGGAAATCTGCAAAGGTTAGGGACAGTATTAGATTTCAAGTGTAGCGAACAAGTAGTAAAAAAAATTCCCAATATAAAAGAATTGGTTTTTCCTAATAGGCTGGTGACACTAAACTTGAGCAATCTCGATTATCTAACTAAACTTGAGTCATTGAAATGCACATTTTTTGGAAAGTGTGTAATCAACTTTCCCCATTCGATCAAGAGATTGAATCTAAGTGGCATCAGTCAATATTGGGAAGACACATTGGATAAGGTATGTGTGTTGCCCCATCTTCAGAAGCTCACACTCGGGTGGGGGAGGTTCAACGAAGGGAAGTGGGAAACAACTGAAGGCCAATTTCGCAGCCTCAAATTCTTGGCTCTTAAGTATTGTAATTATCTAGAAATCTGGAAAATTGAAAGCTCTCACTTTCCATGCCTTGAGCGCCTTCATCTTATTGAAGTAGGTAAGTTGGGGGAAATCCCTTTAGATTTTGCAGAAATACCCACACTTATAGAAATTGTTGTGGAAGGTTGCAGCGATTCAGCAGTGGTTTCTGCAAAAAGAATATCAGAGGAACACGAGGACTATTACGGGGAAGGAGCCCTTCAAGTTCGTGTTCACCTCTATGATGATAACAAAGCTGGACTGGAGAGCTTGGATAGTCCTAACTTTTGTGTTAAACAAGCCTACTACTAA
- the LOC131024776 gene encoding putative late blight resistance protein homolog R1B-16 has translation MGVFPEDEEISMSKLSRYWIAEGFLKAVSGKSLEKIAKEYLKDLIGRNLVLRNTRRKWGEKSCHIHDLLRDLCLREAEKERFYYTAADNVAISGFPPMSQARSLMMWNVGQKLSPLNMSLLRIVKTTQDKTDPVEVLSDEALFDEVLSGHADQLVNSRFLQIGLREGNVSLYLTAPTDFWYMPRIRHVEIGKLRLPDPPNDQDDIVLGNLQSLGLVEDFKCSEQVVKKIPNIKELVFYNLGEPDDEMYCFSNLDCLTKLESLDCMFIGKSVINFPHSLKRLVLRKTRWSYWRQDILDKVGVLPHLQELRLYKGNLENESSHFPCIECLHLDELEELQEIPLDFAEIPTLREIYVNECSDSAVFSAKRISEEHEDYYGEGALQVRIRLGSDNEAGLGLESLDSPNFRVKRVS, from the exons ATGGGAGTTTTTCCCGAAGATGAGGAGATTAGTATGTCAAAGCTCAGTAGATATTGGATTGCGGAAGGATTTCTGAAAGCAGTAAGTGGGAAAAGCTTGGAAAAGATAGCAAAAGAGTATTTAAAAGACCTTATAGGTAGAAATCTTGTTTTAAGGAACACAAGAAGAAAGTGGGGAGAAAAAAGCTGCCATATCCATGACTTGTTGAGAGACTTGTGCTTGAGAGAAGCCGAAAAAGAAAGGTTTTATTATACGGCAGCAGATAATGTAGCCATAAGCGGCTTCCCGCCTATGTCACAAGCTCGTTCTTTGATGATGTGGAATGTTGGACAAAAACTATCACCTCTCAATATGAGCTTGTTGAGGATAGTGAAAACAACTCAAGATAAAACTGATCCTGTTGAAGTTTTATCTGATGAAGCTTTATTTGATGAAGTTTTATCTGGACACGCAGATCAATTAGTTAACTCACGGTTCCTTCAAATAGGTTTAAGAGAGGGGAATGTTTCATTGTATCTTACTGCGCCAACTGATTTTTGGTACATGCCTCGCATTAGGCATGTTGAGATCGGAAAGCTTCGTCTCCCAGATCCTCCTAACGACCAAGATGACATTGTTTTGGGAAATCTGCAAAGCCTGGGGTTAGTTGAAGATTTCAAGTGTAGCGAACAAGTGGTCAAAAAAATTCCCAATATAAAGGAATTGGTTTTTTATAATTTGGGAGAGCCTGATGATGAGATGTATTGTTTCAGCAATCTCGATTGTCTAACTAAACTTGAGTCCTTGGACTGCATGTTTATAGGAAAGTCGGTAATCAACTTTCCCCATTCGCTCAAGAGATTGGTTCTTCGTAAAACAAGATGGAGTTATTGGCGGCAAGACATATTGGATAAGGTAGGTGTGTTGCCCCATCTTCAAGAGCTCAGACTCTACAAAGG AAATCTGGAAAATGAAAGCTCCCATTTTCCATGCATTGAGTGCCTTCATCTTGATGAACTAGAAGAGTTGCAGGAAATCCCTTTAGATTTTGCAGAAATACCCACACTTAGAGAAATTTATGTGAACGAATGCAGCGATTCGGCTGTGTTTTCTGCAAAAAGAATATCAGAGGAACATGAGGACTATTACGGGGAAGGAGCCCTTCAAGTTCGGATTCGCCTCGGGAGTGATAACGAAGCAGGACTAGGACTGGAAAGCTTGGATAGTCCTAACTTTCGTGTTAAACGTGTCTCATGA
- the LOC130985059 gene encoding conserved oligomeric Golgi complex subunit 5, with protein MASPAISRSPLQRSSTLKSSAIAATPISSAATPHSSASSPLDTFSSDPILSAFLSPDFNPTQFSSSALSSGSAASRIEKLQEGLRLLDTQLRHEVLSRHHDLLHQLSSIKSTESSLSSLRSSISSLQSSLRRARSELSDPHRVISVQTVQLNNLHSTSLLLQNTLRTLRLIQKLRQLVDSQPDASKWDLSKAAQLHCEILTLCNESHLSGIDVVDAELKWVIEMGSKIREEGMKVLEKGLESLNQPEVGLGLQVFYNMGELRGTVDGLVSKYKQVGVKSVSSTLDMKAVSGAGAYGSGGPGGVQRHGTPQIGGGVKAREALWQRMSGCMDQLHSIMLAVWHLQRVLSKKRDPFTHVLLLDEVMQEGDPTLTDRVWDALVKSFASQMKSVFTASSFVKEIFTVGYPKLLPMIENLLDRISRDTDVKGVPPALTLEGKEQMVAAVENFETAFLALCLSRLSDLVNSVFPLSSRGSVPSKDHISRILSRIQEEIEAVQSDAHLTLRVLRQISKVLLLLAERAECQISTGPEARQIFGPATHAQQKNFMLCQHLQEVHTRVTSMISGLPSIAADVLSPALGTIYGVAGDSVSSLFQAMLDHLESCILQIHDQNFGTLGLDAAMDNNSSPYMEELQKSIYHFRTEFLSKVLPSSGAISAGTETICTRLVRSMASRILVFFVRHASLVRPLSESGKLRMARDMAELELAVAQNLFPVEQLGAPYRSLRAFRPVLFLETSQLGSSPLLQDLPPSVILHHLYSRGPEDLQSPLQRNKLTPLQYSLWMDSQGEDQIWKGIKATLDDYAANIRARGDKEFSPVYPLMQKIGASLTTGRGS; from the exons ATGGCTTCTCCGGCCATCTCCAGATCTCCACTCCAACGCTCCTCCACCTTGAAAAGCAGCGCCATCGCCGCCACTCCTATCTCCTCCGCCGCAACCCCACACTCCTCCGCCTCTTCCCCCTTAGATACCTTCTCCTCCGACCCAATTTTGTCCGCTTTTCTCTCTCCGGACTTCAACCCCACCCAATTCTCCTCCTCCGCCCTCTCCTCCGGCTCCGCCGCCTCCCGAATCGAGAAGCTCCAGGAGGGGCTCCGCCTCCTCGACACCCAGCTCCGCCACGAGGTCCTCTCCCGCCACCACGATCTACTCCATCAGCTCTCCTCCATCAAATCCACCGAgtcctctctctcctccctccgATCCTCCATCTCCTCTCTCCAATCCTCCCTCCGCCGCGCGCGCTCCGAGCTCTCCGATCCCCACCGTGTCATCTCCGTCCAGACCGTCCAGCTCAACAACCTCCATTCGACTTCGTTGCTGCTTCAGAATACTCTCCGAACTCTCCGCCTCATTCAGAAGCTGAGGCAGCTTGTGGATTCACAGCCTGATGCATCCAAATGGGATCTCTCGAAGGCGGCTCAATTGCATTGCGAGATTCTGACCCTCTGCAACGAGTCACATTTATCAGGAATTGATGTGGTGGATGCTGAGTTGAAATGGGTAATCGAGATGGGATCGAAAATACGGGAGGAGGGGATGAAGGTGTTGGAGAAGGGTCTCGAGAGTTTGAATCAACCGGAAGTCGGGTTAGGGTTGCAGGTTTTCTACAATATGGGCGAATTGAGGGGGACGGTGGATGGGTTGGTGAGCAAGTATAAGCAAGTTGGGGTGAAGAGTGTTAGTAGCACATTGGATATGAAGGCGGTTTCTGGAGCCGGGGCTTATGGCAGTGGAGGTCCTGGGGGGGTGCAGAGACACGGGACGCCCCAAATTGGGGGCGGGGTGAAGGCGAGGGAGGCTCTCTGGCAGAGAATGAGTGGTTGTATGGATCAATTGCATTCGATAATGCTTGCGGTTTGGCACTTGCAGAGAGTGCTGTCGAAGAAGCGTGATCCGTTCACTCATGTTCTGTTGCTGGATGAAGTCATGCAG GAAGGTGATCCGACACTAACTGATCGTGTCTGGGATGCGTTAGTTAAGTCTTTTGCAAGCCAAATGAAGTCTGTTTTCACGGCATCGAGCTTTGTCAAGGAAATATTTACTGTTGGGTATCCTAAGCTATTACCAATGATTGAGAATCTCCTTGATAGAATCTCTCGCGATACAGATGTGAAAGGAGTTCCACCAGCACTGACTTTAGAGGGAAAGGAACAAATGGTAGCTGCTGTTGAGAATTTTGAGACAGCATTTTTAGCCCTTTGCTTGAGTAGACTGTCAGATCTTGTAAATTCTGTATTTCCATTATCAAGCCGTGGAAGTGTTCCCTCCAAAGATCATATATCTAGAATCCTTTCGCGCATTCAGGAAGAGATTGAAGCTGTTCAGTCAGATGCACATTTGACTCTTCGAGTCTTGCGTCAAATCAGTAAAGTTTTGCTTCTACTAGCAGAAAGAGCAGAATGCCAG ATATCTACGGGCCCTGAAGCACGACAAATATTTGGTCCTGCAACTCATGCACAGCAGAAGAACTTCATGTTGTGTCAGCATCTCCAAGAAGTTCATACCCGAGTGACATCCATGATATCAGGGCTCCCCTCCATTGCTGCTGATGTTCTATCCCCAGCTCTTGGCACAATATACGGTGTTGCTGGTGATTCAGTGTCATCCTTATTTCAAGCCATGCTCGATCATCTCGAGTCCTGCATCTTGCAGATTCACGATCAAAATTTTGGCACTCTCGGCTTAGATGCTGCCATGGATAACAACTCATCTCCTTACATGGAAGAACTGCAAAAGAGTATTTATCACTTCCGAACTGAGTTCTTGTCCAAGGTTTTGCCTTCTTCAGGAGCTATCTCTGCCGGAACAGAGACTATATGCACAAGGCTGGTAAGGAGCATGGCGTCCAGAATCCTCGTATTCTTCGTTAGACATGCATCCCTCGTTAGGCCACTATCCGAGTCAGGGAAGCTGAGAATGGCTAGGGACATGGCGGAACTTGAACTGGCAGTTGCTCAGAACTTGTTTCCAGTCGAACAGCTAGGTGCACCATATCGATCCCTCAGAGCATTTCGCCCCGTTCTATTCCTCGAAACATCTCAACTGGGATCATCACCACTTCTTCAAGATCTTCCCCCAAGTGTCATACTCCACCATCTCTACTCAAGAGGCCCCGAAGACTTGCAGTCGCCTCTGCAACGGAACAAGCTCACGCCTCTCCAGTACTCGTTGTGGATGGATTCGCAAGGGGAGGATCAGATATGGAAGGGCATCAAAGCAACTTTGGATGATTATGCTGCTAATATTAGAGCCAGAGGGGATAAGGAGTTTAGTCCTGTTTATCCTTTGATGCAGAAAATTGGTGCTTCTCTAACAACAGGAAGAGGATCTTAG
- the LOC130985061 gene encoding cytochrome b561 domain-containing protein At2g30890-like isoform X2, with product MLIYSYTSLNTATKMFAAHNLLSLAGLLLFNLLPLVASLDDQHTSKHNLQKVTPKLSYQIKLHAFLLWASVGFLMPISVLIKRISNSDPSPTKLTIIFYTHAITQVCAVLLATAGGLISIKYFDNSFSNHHQKIGLLFYAAILLQTMLSIWRPQRGSKGRKIWFVFHWLVGIAALLVGVMNVFTGLEAYHERMLEDVRIWRVAFMVELCLMLLVYLLQEKWHYLTHQHKTEAC from the exons ATGCTTATATATAGTTATACCTCTCTTAACACAGCTACAAAAATGTTTGCTGCACACAACCTCCTTTCTCTTGCAGGCCTGCTCCTCTTCAATCTTCTGCCATTAGTTGCATCACTTGATGATCAACATACATCAAAACACAATCTTCAAAAg GTCACTCCCAAACTGTCATATCAGATCAAACTCCATGCATTCCTCCTCTGGGCTTCTGTTGGTTTCTTGATGCCAATTTCTGTACTCATAAAGAGGATCTCTAACTCAGATCCATCTCCCACTAAACTAACAATCATATTCTACACTCATGCTATCACTCag GTTTGTGCAGTCCTTTTAGCAACAGCAGGAGGcttaatatcaataaaatactTTGATAACTCATTCAGCAATCATCACCAGAAAATAGGTCTACTCTTCTATGCTGCCATATTGTTGCAAACAATGCTTAGCATTTGGAGGCCACAGag GGGAAGCAAAGGCAGAAAGATTTGGTTTGTGTTCCACTGGCTAGTGGGAATTGCAGCTTTGTTGGTGGGAGTGATGAATGTGTTCACTGGTTTAGAAGCCTACCATGAAAGGATGTTGGAGGATGTCAGAATTTGGAGAGTTGCTTTTATGGTTGAGTTGTGTTTGATGCTTCTTGTCTACCTTCTCCAAGAGAAATGGCACTACTTGACTCATCAACACAAGACTGAGGCTTGCTGA
- the LOC130985060 gene encoding GDSL esterase/lipase At4g10955-like, whose translation MSEREGMAKKGAEEAKSEVLQVVDEAGRNLDCANQLEPQIQTQQHPYAFHVSGPRNVPSINWRDLINSTWKDGKYKRTVIACFIQAVYLLELDRQESRSDETCLAPKWWIPFKYKLVETLIDERDGSIFGAILEWDRAAALADFVLLRPKGAPRAVLVLRGTLLKSPTIRRDIEDDLRFLAWESLKGSVRFSCAFKALRSISDKYGSSNVCIAGHSLGAGFALQVGKALAKEGVFVEAHLFNPPSLSLASSLRNMGEKAGMMWKRVRSMLPSSMADDGVEEATSSVTLGSKQWVPHLYVNNSDYICCYYSDQVGAEDSSDKENAKPPETSSPCAAKLFVFSKGKQKFLEAHGLEQWWSDDLELQMAVSNSKLISRQLKSLYSVPPPTQQSPAKKPAVPTTAVKL comes from the exons ATGTCAGAGAGAGAAGGAATGGCGAAGAAAGGTGCAGAAGAGGCGAAAAGCGAGGTTTTGCAGGTGGTGGATGAAGCAGGAAGAAACCTAGATTGCGCGAATCAGTTAGAGCCTCAAATTCAAACACAGCAGCATCCGTACGCGTTTCATGTATCTGGACCGCGCAATGTTCCTTCCATAAACTGGAGAGATCTGATCAACTCCACCTG GAAGGATGGGAAATACAAAAGGACAGTAATTGCTTGCTTCATACAAGCAGTTTACTTGCTTGAACTGGACAGGCAAGAAAGCAGAAGCGATGAGACCTGTCTTGCCCCTAAGTGGTGGATACCTTTCAAGTACAAACTGGTCGAAACCCTCATAGACGAGAGAGATGGATCAATATTCGGGGCGATACTAGAATGGGATCGAGCAGCTGCTTTGGCAGATTTTGTGCTTCTGAGGCCTAAAGGTGCACCGAGGGCTGTTCTGGTGCTGAGGGGGACTCTGCTCAAGAGCCCCACAATTAGGCGCGACATAGAGGATGATCTCCGTTTCTTGGCTTGGGAGAGCCTCAAGGGATCGGTGAGATTCAGCTGTGCATTCAAGGCATTGAGATCCATCTCGGATAAGTATGGGAGCAGCAATGTGTGTATTGCAGGCCACTCTTTAGGTGCTGGCTTTGCTCTCCAAGTCGGGAAAGCTCTAGCCAAAGAAGGGGTGTTTGTGGAGGCGCATCTGTTCAATCCTCCATCGCTGTCACTAGCTTCGAGCCTGAGAAACATGGGGGAGAAGGCAGGGATGATGTGGAAGAGGGTCAGATCAATGCTGCCTTCGAGTATGGCTGATGATGGCGTGGAGGAGGCGACCTCATCGGTCACGTTGGGATCAAAGCAGTGGGTGCCTCATTTGTATGTGAACAACAGTGACTACATCTGCTGCTACTATAGTGATCAAGTTGGGGCAGAGGATAGTAGTGACAAGGAGAATGCCAAGCCACCGGAGACGAGCTCACCCTGCGCGGCTAAGCTCTTCGTGTTCTCAAAGGGGAAGCAGAAGTTTCTGGAAGCGCATGGTTTGGAGCAGTGGTGGTCGGATGATTTGGAGCTTCAAATGGCTGTTAGCAACAGTAAGCTGATCAGCAGGCAGCTTAAGTCCTTGTACAGCGTCCCACCGCCAACGCAGCAGTCGCCGGCCAAAAAACCGGCGGTCCCGACGACCGCCGTGAAACTGtga
- the LOC130985061 gene encoding cytochrome b561 domain-containing protein At2g30890-like isoform X1 — translation MLIYSYTSLNTATKMFAAHNLLSLAGLLLFNLLPLVASLDDQHTSKHNLQKIQVTPKLSYQIKLHAFLLWASVGFLMPISVLIKRISNSDPSPTKLTIIFYTHAITQVCAVLLATAGGLISIKYFDNSFSNHHQKIGLLFYAAILLQTMLSIWRPQRGSKGRKIWFVFHWLVGIAALLVGVMNVFTGLEAYHERMLEDVRIWRVAFMVELCLMLLVYLLQEKWHYLTHQHKTEAC, via the exons ATGCTTATATATAGTTATACCTCTCTTAACACAGCTACAAAAATGTTTGCTGCACACAACCTCCTTTCTCTTGCAGGCCTGCTCCTCTTCAATCTTCTGCCATTAGTTGCATCACTTGATGATCAACATACATCAAAACACAATCTTCAAAAg ATTCAGGTCACTCCCAAACTGTCATATCAGATCAAACTCCATGCATTCCTCCTCTGGGCTTCTGTTGGTTTCTTGATGCCAATTTCTGTACTCATAAAGAGGATCTCTAACTCAGATCCATCTCCCACTAAACTAACAATCATATTCTACACTCATGCTATCACTCag GTTTGTGCAGTCCTTTTAGCAACAGCAGGAGGcttaatatcaataaaatactTTGATAACTCATTCAGCAATCATCACCAGAAAATAGGTCTACTCTTCTATGCTGCCATATTGTTGCAAACAATGCTTAGCATTTGGAGGCCACAGag GGGAAGCAAAGGCAGAAAGATTTGGTTTGTGTTCCACTGGCTAGTGGGAATTGCAGCTTTGTTGGTGGGAGTGATGAATGTGTTCACTGGTTTAGAAGCCTACCATGAAAGGATGTTGGAGGATGTCAGAATTTGGAGAGTTGCTTTTATGGTTGAGTTGTGTTTGATGCTTCTTGTCTACCTTCTCCAAGAGAAATGGCACTACTTGACTCATCAACACAAGACTGAGGCTTGCTGA